The segment ACCTATTCTCAGCGGCATGCTCCGACGACGGATTGCGCAGGGAGCATGCGCTGCGGAATACAACTTTATTAATCGACGAGCAAACCCCGAGCGATAACGCCGACGTCACCCAGCCGTCGGAACGTGGCCAGTCCATCAACGCTGGTTGTCGGGACGCTTAGCGAAAGATTGTCAGGGCACGGTTTACATTAGGAGGGGAATCATGCGACGTGTGTTATGGTCGGCAGCGCTTGCCAGCATTGCCTTATCCGCCGGTTTAGTTCTGGCCGGCGATCAAGAGACTTCGCAGCAAATTGCGGATAGCCTCAGCAGCCGTTTGAAGAATTATAGCGTGGGTGTAAAAGTAGAAGACGGCACCGTGTGGCTGAATGGTTTTGTCGCCAACCAAAAACAAATGGCCATGGCTATCCAAACGGCGCAGCGTTGTCCTGGCGTCGAGCGGGTCGTAAACAATTTGGCCATCGGCAGTGTTGCGCCAGCCTCGACTGGCAGCGTGCACAACACAGCAACCAGTGGCGGCAATACACAGTTAGCTAACAACAAATTCAACGACGACGCCGCACGCCCTCAAATTCCGCAAGCCAATATGGACATGCCGGAACAAGCCCGACAGCAGTTGGCGCTGGCCGGGTCCAACGCCAACTTGGAAGGCCCTGCCTCGGCAAGTGTCAATGGACAATCTGCCCAGGCACGCCCATCGAATGCACAAACCAGCTTTGCCAATGCACAAACCAGCTTTGCCAATGCACAAGGCAGCTTTGCCAATGCACAAGGCGCCCCGGGTTATTTTCCTGGGAACGGTGGATATCCGATGAATACTGGCTATTACGCCAGCGCCCCAGGCGCTTCCGGCAATACGAACGCAGCGTATTATGCTCCGGCTCCGGGTGGCATGGCGCCCGCCGCCAATGGCATGCGGCCGATGGCTCCGCCACAAGGCCCGCTACCGCTGGCCGCCGCCAATCCGACCTTTCGTCCTGCCGCGATGCAAGGCAATCCGGGCAACATGGGAGAATCCATTGGTGCGCCGCAACCGATGCAGCCAGCCGCGCCAATGGGCGCCGGGGCACCGGCTCCGTATCACTTCGACCATCCGCAAATGCCGGGCTATGCGTGGCCGAGTTATGCGGCGTATCCAAACTACGGTGCCGTGACATATCCGAAGCAATATTCACCGACTGCGTGGCCGTACATTGGTCCGTTCTATCCGTATCCGCAAGTGCCATTAGGTTGGCGGAAAGTGTCGTTGGAATGGGAAGACGGCTGGTGGTTCCTCGATTTCAAAGACTCGCATAACTCGAAGTAATTTAATTGCTCCAAGCCCTGGGGTTGCAACCCCAGGGCTTTTTTTATTGGTGGAATGCCTGTGGTCTGAGACACGGGAGAAATACCGCGACAAGCTACGGTGTGATGCTATCGTGCTGGCGGCCACTTTTTCGTCAGAAACCGAAAAACCTGCAAGTTCCGCCTAGCTTTACTCGATAACAAGAAACAACTGGCGGTGCCGTGCGCCGCTGGGTTCGAATCGAGGAGCTTTTGGCATGTTACGCCGATCAACCTGGCTCGCTGTCGCACTACTTGCCCTGACAACGCTTACCAATAGCGGGTGCTTTTGGATCGCTACGCAGGGACCCAACATCGGACCTTTGGCAATTCCTATTCCCGTTAGTCCGTACTTGCAAAAGGAACAGGAAGATCGCTATTGGGTTCACTTGCGTTATGAGCGTGTGCCCATTCTTGGCCCGATTACGGCGGGTGGTCCGGTGCACGCACTCGATCCGCCTAGCGACGACGAAGTGATGCGGGCGTTGGAAAAGGCCCGTCCGATTCAAGGCGGTCTTCCTATGTTGCACGAAGAGCAGCGCAACAATGTACGCATTGTGAAAGAAAAGATTGCAGATTATGTCGATCCCCCGCGGTTTTATCCGCTGATTGGACCGGCTCAATTACACCATGCCCATTACAAATGCACGGTGTACTTCACCGAGATCATTCGTGTCGGCTGGCCGGTGCCGCATACGAAGATTGATGAGGACGCCTCCGAAGTGCTGTACATCGATCACAACCACTTCCACGTCGTGGGAGATGTTGATTTCGGGCCGACGAATGGATATTAGTTGCAGCAATTGCTCAGGCCAACGTGCCAGCTAAAAGATTCGCATTCATAACCCCGGTTAAGCCGGGGTTTTTCTTTGCTTAGGCAGAAACCGCACCGTTCGCGTTCCTTGTGCTGGCGCTGCCATGCTAGCGAAGAATTTGTGATTTCTCCCATCTTTGCAGTTCTTGCAGTCTGTCGAAACTGCACCGATCGGGCCGATAACACCGATAGCGGGACGAAAGAGCGCGCGTTCATCGGGCCTTTTGTCTGGCTGTGCAGAGCCGAGGAGAACGCCAACGTTTTTGACGCGCCACCCGGCGTGACAAATAGGGCACTCCGGCTTTGTACCGATTTTTGTGTGCCAGCCGCAGGGCAGGCACAAAAAATCAAAACCATTCCAGTGCCGGGCAGCAATGACCCGCACCGCGCTGTAGCGAGTTCCCAATTCAGGCAGAGGGGGTACAAGGATGTCCAACACTGCCGTTCGGCTGTTGTTGAAGGTTACGCTTGGCACTGTGTTGTGCGGCGCATTGGTGAGAGGGGCCTGCGCGGACGAGGCCGATGATCAATTCGCTCTTGCTTCCAACCATTACGCGTCGAAGCACTGGGATGCCTCGGCCGAGGCGTTCCACAAATTCTTGCACGATCATCCCGACCATGCCAATCGTTGCAAAGCCATGTTTTACGAAGCGGAGTCGCTAGTTCAGCTGGGCCGTAGCGCAGAAGCTTATCCGCTCTTTTTGGATGTGCTTGCGGAAGAACCGACCGGCGCCACGGCGCGAGTGGCCTTATTTGGCGCGGCGGAAGCGGCCGTGTTCAATGGACAAGCCGACGAAGCGCAAATTCGTTTGCTGCAATTTCAATCGCAATTCCCCGGCGACAGCCTCAACGCCAAGGTGTCAATCTACCTTGGTGATTTGGCGATGAAAGCCGGTGACCTTTCTCGCGCCGAGCAATTGTATCGCGAGTCGATGCAAAAATACGCCGACCAGCCGATCACCGACCAATGCCGCTTGAATTTAATCCGCATCTTCGAGCAGCAAAAACAATTTGAAGCTGCAGAAAATATGCGGCACGAAGTGGCCCAACGCGGCCATAGTCCGTGGGCAGAGACGGCGCTGTTACAACTGGCCAGTCAGGAACTTGTCGAAAACAGGCCGCAATCCGCTCTGGAGCAATACAAGGCGATTGAAGAGCATTTTCCCAGCACTCCGCTGCTGCCACAAACACATTTAGGTTGCGGGCGCGCCTTGTATCAGCTGGCGCATTATGCCGAGGCGGAAGATGTATTGGGCGCTTTGACGAAAAATCCTGCCGTCGAGGATGATGCGCAGCATTGGCTTGCGCTATGCCAGGAGGCCGACAAACAAGCCAAGCTTGCCGCTGAAAAGCGCCAACAGGAGGCGGAAGTCGCGGCCAAGCAAGCGGAACAGAAAGCAAAGGTCGCCACGGAACTGCGAAAGGCGGAAGCACAGAAAACCCAGGCGGTTGCCAAGGCAAAATCCGATGCAGACGCAGATCGTGCGGCGAAAAACAATCAATCGCCGGTTGTCGCAGCGCCCATCAACCCGATTCAATCGACCCTTAAATCGATTCTATCTTCGCGCCGCGACCCCAAAGCCGTTCCCGCACCTGCGCCATCGAGCGTGGCCGCCAATACCAAAGAAAACGGTGATCATCCGGCGACGAAAGAGCCCAGCGCGAAGGAGGGTTCCTCGGCGAACACGACCGTAGATCCGTTTGCGGCAACCAATCCTGCCGCTTCAACAGACAGCACTGCCGCGGCTGCGATCACAACGAAGCCAGCAGGATTACAACCGGTTTCGCCGGAAGTGGCCGCCGCCCAGGAAGAGCAAACTCGCCGCCGTTCCGCCGTAGTACGTTATCAGGCGGCGGAGAGCATGATTCGCGCCCACCAATACGATCGCGCCATTGCCACCTTGCAAATAGGAGATAATTCGGGCGACGACCCGCATTCACTGGCCAACCGCTATTTGTTGTATACCGCCTTGCAAGCCGACAAGCGAAGTGACGAGGCGCAAGTTACTCTGGACGATTTAAGTGAAAAGCTGCAAGTGAAGCTGGCGGCAAGCAATTCGTCGTCCAGTTCAGCGCAGACCACGCCACTTTTTCCGGACGATTTGACAGCTCTTCGCACGCTGAACGATCAGGTGCAAATGGCGCGCGCCACGCTATTGTTAAGCCATGAAAAATATGCCGAAGCGATCGTTCCATTGCAAACTTATTTAGACACACCGCGCAAAGACGTCGGTGCGGAAAAGGCCCGTTACGCTTTGACGGTTAGTTTGACGCACGTGCCGGGCCGCCTCGCCGACGCTCAGAAAGCATTGGAGGAGCTGAAAGCGAATCATCCCAGCAGTGCATTCATTATTCCCGCCACCGAACAAGTGGCTGACGCGGCCTACGCTGCTAACCAATATTCACTTGCCGCTACCGCATTCAAAGACTTGGCTGCCGACGGCAATCCGTCCGACATGGTCGCCAAGGGTTTGTCCGGCGCGGCCTGGTGTCATTTGCAAATGAATGAGGAAGAAGCCGCCGATCAAGCGTTCGCCAAATTTTTGGAGCGCTGCCCGAGCGATTCGCGAGCTCCTATGGCAGCCTTGGCGCGCGGCCAAATTCTGGAGCGTGAAAATCATGTTCAAGCCGCCTTGGTCGTTTATCGCGAAGCCATTAAGCGCTACGGTCAATCGCAGCAAATGCCAAAGTATTTGCACGCGGCGGCGCGGCTGTATGACCGGGTGAATCAGCAGCAGGATGCCGCTTCGTTGTATCAACGCTTAGCGCGAGATTATCCCACATATCCGGAAATTGACGCGGTCTTGTACAGTTGGGCCTGGTCGCTGCGCGATCTGGGACACGCTGCTGAATCGGATAAAGTGTTCCGGCTGTTGTACGACAATCAGCCGCATAGCCACTATTGGGCCGATGCCACGTATCGGTTGGCGGAGCGGGCTTCGCAACAAGGAGATAACGACACCGCCAGCGCATTTCTGAAGCAAGTTGTGGAAAGCAGCTGTCCGACGCCCGTGTTGCAACACGCTTTGTTTTTGCAATCGCAACTTGCAATTGCCGGCGAAAAGTGGGCAGACGCGGAGCCGGCGCTGACACGCATCGTTCGCGACTTTCCTGATGGTTCCATGCATTTAGCAGCCGAATTCTGGCTCGCAGAAATTGCCTACCGCGCCGGCGATTATACGCTGGCTCAGCAGCGATTTGAAGAACTTGCCCCACGGGCGGCCAATGGAACCGAGAAATGGGCGGCCATTGTGCCATTGCGGCGCGCGCAAATTTTCGGACAACAGAAGCAATGGGGCGCCGCCCTGGAGTTGGCAGCATCTATTTCCCACGATTATCCGCAGTTCTCGCAGCAATATGAGGCGGATTACCTGATTGGCCGCTGCCTGGCGGAGCAGGCCGATTTTGACGGGGCTCGTGCCGCCTTCGATAAAGTGATCCACTCCAGCGTCGGCGGAAAAACAGAACTAGGCGCCATTGCCCAATGGATGACCGGAGAAACCTATTATCACCAGGGCAATTACTCGGCCGCCTTGCACGAATATTTGCGTACCGAGGTGGTTTACTCATACCCGCACTGGCAGGCCGCCGCGTTGCTCCAGGCCGCTAAATGTTACGAGCAGTTAGGTCAAGCGCAACAAGCCTCCGAAATGTATAGTCGTGTGTTGCAAAGTTATCCGCAAACAGAATTCGTGGCCGAAGCGAGCAAGCGGTTAGTTGATACGACACGGAGATAAGGGGCAATCGCTTGGCATGACCTGCAACGAACATTCAGGGCCTTGGAAAGACACTCGTCGCAAAAGGATTTGTCGATGAAAATTGCCGTTGCTTCGGGTCGTCGAACGTTTGCCATTACGGCCATTGCCACGCTGCTGGTGTGCAGTAACTTCTTGTTGGCGCAGTCGTGGGCACAGAACACGCCGGCTCAAAACTCGGCCCCGATAGCGGTTCCACAAGCAGCAGCCGGCGGCGAATTACCGCCGGCCGACGATAGTTTGGGGATCGCCAATAAAAGCCTGCTGAAAATTATTCGAGACGGCGGATTCGTAATGTATCCGTTGTTTCTCTGCTCGTTCGTATTGCTGATGTTCACCTTCGAACGGGCCATCAGCTTGCGTACTGGCCGCGTGATCCCGGGTCCATTCATCAAGCGTTTCTTGCATCAGTTGCAGGATGGGCAATTAGATCGGGATGAAGCTCGGCTGGTATGCGAAGAAAACGGCAGCTCGGTGGCGCGAATTTTTGAGGCCGCGGTTCGAAAATGGGGCCGGCCGGCAGTCGAAGTGGAACAAGCCGTGATCGATTCCGGCGAGCGCGTCGCCGGCGATTTGCGCCGTTACCTTCGCATTTTCAACGGCGTGGTGACCATCGGCCCCCTGTTGGGCTTACTGGGCACAGTGTTTGGCATGATCCGCTCGTTCAGCGATATTGCCGCGTCGGAAAACACCGGACGCTTGGAGACCTTGTCGCACGGCATCAGCGAAGCATTATTTTGCACGGCAACTGGGCTCTCGGTCGCGATCCCCGCCGTGGTGTTGCATTTGTATTTTGTGAGCCGCGTGGATCGTCTGGTCATTCAGCTCGATACACTCGGTCAGGACGTGGTGAACACCATCTCCGCCGAAGCATTGCAAGAAGCCGGCCAATCGCGCCGCAGCCGCAAATCGGCCGCATGAGAAAGTGATTTTTGATGAAAACTTACTTGCCCCTGGTCTAAGCGCCGAGGGTCCTACGCAGTTTCCACTCTCACCTCCGTCCGTTTTGATCCCCCCGATCCCGCCTTTCCGTCTTGTGTCACGCCATGCCACTGAAAATCGCTGATCCTGAAGAACCGACGTTGAATTTGACGCCGATGATTGACGTCATCCTTACGCTCGTCATTTTCT is part of the Pirellulales bacterium genome and harbors:
- a CDS encoding BON domain-containing protein translates to MRRVLWSAALASIALSAGLVLAGDQETSQQIADSLSSRLKNYSVGVKVEDGTVWLNGFVANQKQMAMAIQTAQRCPGVERVVNNLAIGSVAPASTGSVHNTATSGGNTQLANNKFNDDAARPQIPQANMDMPEQARQQLALAGSNANLEGPASASVNGQSAQARPSNAQTSFANAQTSFANAQGSFANAQGAPGYFPGNGGYPMNTGYYASAPGASGNTNAAYYAPAPGGMAPAANGMRPMAPPQGPLPLAAANPTFRPAAMQGNPGNMGESIGAPQPMQPAAPMGAGAPAPYHFDHPQMPGYAWPSYAAYPNYGAVTYPKQYSPTAWPYIGPFYPYPQVPLGWRKVSLEWEDGWWFLDFKDSHNSK
- a CDS encoding tetratricopeptide repeat protein; its protein translation is MSNTAVRLLLKVTLGTVLCGALVRGACADEADDQFALASNHYASKHWDASAEAFHKFLHDHPDHANRCKAMFYEAESLVQLGRSAEAYPLFLDVLAEEPTGATARVALFGAAEAAVFNGQADEAQIRLLQFQSQFPGDSLNAKVSIYLGDLAMKAGDLSRAEQLYRESMQKYADQPITDQCRLNLIRIFEQQKQFEAAENMRHEVAQRGHSPWAETALLQLASQELVENRPQSALEQYKAIEEHFPSTPLLPQTHLGCGRALYQLAHYAEAEDVLGALTKNPAVEDDAQHWLALCQEADKQAKLAAEKRQQEAEVAAKQAEQKAKVATELRKAEAQKTQAVAKAKSDADADRAAKNNQSPVVAAPINPIQSTLKSILSSRRDPKAVPAPAPSSVAANTKENGDHPATKEPSAKEGSSANTTVDPFAATNPAASTDSTAAAAITTKPAGLQPVSPEVAAAQEEQTRRRSAVVRYQAAESMIRAHQYDRAIATLQIGDNSGDDPHSLANRYLLYTALQADKRSDEAQVTLDDLSEKLQVKLAASNSSSSSAQTTPLFPDDLTALRTLNDQVQMARATLLLSHEKYAEAIVPLQTYLDTPRKDVGAEKARYALTVSLTHVPGRLADAQKALEELKANHPSSAFIIPATEQVADAAYAANQYSLAATAFKDLAADGNPSDMVAKGLSGAAWCHLQMNEEEAADQAFAKFLERCPSDSRAPMAALARGQILERENHVQAALVVYREAIKRYGQSQQMPKYLHAAARLYDRVNQQQDAASLYQRLARDYPTYPEIDAVLYSWAWSLRDLGHAAESDKVFRLLYDNQPHSHYWADATYRLAERASQQGDNDTASAFLKQVVESSCPTPVLQHALFLQSQLAIAGEKWADAEPALTRIVRDFPDGSMHLAAEFWLAEIAYRAGDYTLAQQRFEELAPRAANGTEKWAAIVPLRRAQIFGQQKQWGAALELAASISHDYPQFSQQYEADYLIGRCLAEQADFDGARAAFDKVIHSSVGGKTELGAIAQWMTGETYYHQGNYSAALHEYLRTEVVYSYPHWQAAALLQAAKCYEQLGQAQQASEMYSRVLQSYPQTEFVAEASKRLVDTTRR
- a CDS encoding MotA/TolQ/ExbB proton channel family protein, with protein sequence MKIAVASGRRTFAITAIATLLVCSNFLLAQSWAQNTPAQNSAPIAVPQAAAGGELPPADDSLGIANKSLLKIIRDGGFVMYPLFLCSFVLLMFTFERAISLRTGRVIPGPFIKRFLHQLQDGQLDRDEARLVCEENGSSVARIFEAAVRKWGRPAVEVEQAVIDSGERVAGDLRRYLRIFNGVVTIGPLLGLLGTVFGMIRSFSDIAASENTGRLETLSHGISEALFCTATGLSVAIPAVVLHLYFVSRVDRLVIQLDTLGQDVVNTISAEALQEAGQSRRSRKSAA